Part of the Nitrospirota bacterium genome is shown below.
GCGGAAGCGCGAGGAGGTACGGGCAGCGAGTCGCGTGGCACGTCAGCATCCCAGGTCACGATTGAGGTTGCGGACGAAGGGCCCGGCATTGCTCCGGAGGATTTTCCTCATGTGTTCGAGATGTTTTTTAAGAGGAAAGATCCCGGAGACATTCGGATTGGACGAGGGTTGGGGTTGCACTTTTGCCGCCTCGTGGTGGAGGCCCATCGGGGGAGGATTCGGGTGGAGAATCGTTTGTCTGGCGGCGCGGTCTTTTCCGTCGAACTGCCGCTGAGCCAGGAGGCCTATGCCGACCACATTGCTGATTGCCGAGGATCAACGGCTCTTTAGACAAAGCCTTCGGCTGCTGCTCGAACGCGAACCGGACCTGCGAGTGGTTGGAGAAGCGACTGATGGGCGTGAGGCGTTCGATCTGGCGATGACAACCAAACCCGATATGATCCTGATGGACGTGGATATGCCGAGGCTCGACGGGGTCACGGCCACGCGCCTAATCAGGGGCTGTCTCCCTGACGTGAAGGTCTTGATGTTGTCGGTCCATGATGAAGATGCGAGAATCGTGGCGGCGGTGCAAGCCGGCGCCTGCGGCTACATTCTGAAGGATGCCGACCATGCCGAGTTTCTTCGCATCATCCGAGCCACCTACCGGGGGGAACGAGTGCATTCCCCCTTCATGCCGGACGGCTTTGCCAAGAACGTGGTTTCCGCTCTGCAAGAGGCAGGGCGCGGGACTGCCGACGGCCTCACACTGCTGACTGAGCGGGAGCGGGAGATTCTGGCTTGCGCCGCGTCCGGGCGTGGCAATAAAGACATCGCCGATCAGTTGTGCGTGTCGCTCGACACCGTGAAGACCCACCTCCACCACATCTATCGCAAACTCGGTGTCGCCGGCCGGGTCGAAGCGATTCTGATCTATCTCAACAGCAAGTAATACGCGCGCTTCTTCCGATCCCTCCCCTGAACGGTGTACGCAAAAACCATCCTTTGGGTAATGGATTCCGTTCGATGCCGCTTATAGGATGATGCGGAGTCGGAAGGGAAATCAAAGGCAGGCCGTGAGCGCTCAGCAAGGAGGTGGGGCGATGAGAAAACGTCTTTTCATAATTGGCGCGCTGGCATCCGCAGGGCTTGTGGCGATGCTGCTCCTGGGTGTTCCGTCCGTGCTCGCGGTGGATCAGCCGGCGGGCAAAATGATTGGGCCGTCGATGGAGATCAAGGAAAAAACGATCGATAAGCCGTCGCTCGGTGTCAGGGAAGATGTGGCTACTCCTGAATTAACAAAAGAGCTTGAGCATCCCATGAGCGTTCCGGATCCTCGGGCAGAGATGGTTATGCCGGACCGCAGGCCGCTCTGCGGCCCGTGGAAAAATGCCATCAATCATTACGCCTGCGCTCCGGGATACGACAGTTATTAACGTCGATATGGTTCTGGTGAACTTACGACACACCCGACCGAAGTGTCGGGAAAGGGGGCTCCCATGAAAGCCATGCTTTTGACAATTGTTGCGGTCTCCTGTGCGCTGGCCCTGTTCGTCGGGGGGGTCGCGTTGGCTCAAACGAACTGGATCGATGAACTCACCAATTCGGTGAATTTCTATAAAACCAATTATCCCACCTCCAATTGGGATCCGTATCTCAGCGAGCTGACTCTGGTGAAGGAAGCGCTGGTACGGGGCGATCAAAGAATCGTCAGGACGGAAATGGGCAAGTGGTTCAAGATGCTTCGAAACCGGGACTACGGAATTCACGATGTAGCAGCCGACGAGCTCTTCAACTTTGCGATGATGGTGACGCCCATCCAGGAATACAATATTTCCGTCCCGGCTCCGGCGGGAGGCGGGCTCTAAGTCCTACGGTACGCAACAGTCCCGGGCGAGCGGTGGTCGGCTGTCGCTGAGAAATGGAGAAAGCCGACGCGGCTCGCCCGAGACCTTCGTATTTCAGGGGAGGAGGTAGCGTGATGAGAATCAGTCGTCACATAATAGTGTTGGCGTCCATCATGATGGTCGCGCCTGTTTCCTCTGTCGCTATCGCGCAAGCCGATGAGGCGATGATGGGGGCTCATCATGGCTTCAGCGGGGTCATCTCAAAGATCGAGTCCGGCATGCTGTTCGTCAAAACGCCGGACAATCTACAGCTGCGTACGATTAGCCCCAACAAAGCCGATCGAGTGGGATTGCACGAGGCCAAGACGGGAGATACCGTCCTCATGCTGGTGGATTCGGGAAACGTCTTGCTGGATGTCACCAAGGCAGGACAGGCGTTTGCCAACCATCGCATGATTGCCGGGACGATCCATTATGCCGATCCCTATTGGAGTGAGATTCAGATTTCGACGCCAGAGGGATTCGAACGCTTCGATGTGGATGCGCTCGCGGGCAGTAAACTCTCCGTGTTTCAGGAAGGGGCTCCTGTCACGGTCGAGCTTGACGCCGATAACGTCATGATCGACATCTATCGGTCCCGGTGAGAGAGGCAACCTGTCGCGTCTTGACTTCACGTGTGAGCGAACATACTATTTCTGTGTGCGGTCCCTTCTCCGCAACGTTGCGGAGAAGGGACCGTGTGCACGAGTATTTCCACCATGCGTACGCAGCAGGGTCGACGTTATGACTAGTCGCCTGCGGTGGGTGATCGTACCAATTCTGGTCTTTGCCGTGGCCGGTTGGGCAGGCAGCGAACGGGCCTGTGCGAAGGATCGTCAGCCGGAATCCGGCGCTCCATTTCAAACCATCCTTGAGCTTGAGACGACGGCTCGCCTCCTCGCGATCCTACTCGATTCCGGCCGAAACGTGATCAACGAGAACCAAGTCCTGTTCGATGAGCAGGGGAAAACGGAAAAAGGCTTTACCCCTGACGTGTTTGAACGACAAGTACTGGACGTCTTTCACGGCCGCTCAGGTACCGATCTGCGAGATCTTGAGGCGGCGCGAATTCCGGCTGGAGCGAAGAAGCTCCTCAAAGAACTGATCTTGGTCAGCAAGCAGGTGGTCGCAGAAGCCCAACCTGAGATCAATCGACCAGGTGGCGGACTCAAAGAGTTTATTCCCGCGATCTTTGGCGCGCGAGTGGCCACCCGATTCACTGAACGGACACACGTGCGGCTGAAGCAGACGGCGCTGGCGCCGCGCAATCCCCTCAACGCGCCGGATGCGGTTGAACGAACGGCGTTGGAGGCGTTTGCCGATTCCTCATACCCCCGCGAGAAAGTGATCAGCGAAGTCACGGCGAAGAGCGGGTCGTTGCGCCTGATATTTCCTCTCTATACGACCAGGAAATGCCTGGATTGTCACGGCGACCCCAAAGGGGAACTGGACCGGACCGGTTATCCCCGGGAGGGACTCAGCCTCGGGCAAAATGCCGGTGCGATTAGTGTGATGATCCCGATTCGACCATGAGACGAATAGCATGCTTTCTATGGGTGATGATCGTCGTCGCCGGTCCCGGTGTCCTCTGGGCGTCCGAGCGACTAGACGCACCAGCCGCAAAGCCGGCGGGGAGCGGGGTCATTGTCCATAGCGACGGCTATATCCTGACGGCCCACCACGTGGTCGCCAATGCGAAGCGGATCTTCGTCGTGACGTCCGGAGAGTTTCGCGCGCCGGCGATCCTCATCAGCACCGATTTAGAGCATGACCTCGCCCTGCTAAAGATTGAAACGGTGGGATTGACGGAAGCGCCCATCGGCTATGCGGGGGCAGTCCGACTCGATGAGGAAATCATCACTGTCGGATTTCCGTTCGGCCTCCGGGACGTGTCCGTGACCCGCGGTCGGATTGCGGCGGTGCGGACGAAGGGCGTCCAGCGGGTCTTTCAAGTGGATGCGGCCATCAACCCCGGCAACAGCGGAGGGCCCATCTTCAACCGACGCGGGCAGGTGGTCGGTGTGCTGACCACCAAATTCACCCATCCTTCCGGTATCGTGCCTGAAGGGATGTCCTTTGCGGTGCCGATCACCTACGCCACGCCCCTCCTCGCGAATATCCCGGATTTCGACTTTACGATGATCGGGAAAGGGAGGAAGGATGTGAAGGGAGGCGGTGAGAGCAAAGGCCTCGCTCAAGAAGTCGTCCGGACCACCGTGCGCATCGAGACGGTCCGGAATACGGACATTGCCTTGATGCCGCCGGCTTCGGCTCAGGTGGCCGGATCCTCGTCGAAGAGCGGCCCATCGGCGGGCGTCTCGCCGCGCCTCCAGCCGAGTTCGGTGCGGGACCAAGCGCCGAGGGCACCGGACGAAGAGGCGATCGTGCGGGTGAATGAGCAACTCCGGGCTGCACAGGAAGATGAACTGAAGCAGCTGGCCCAGCGCGGCATCGCTCAACCGGAGGGGATGGTGGTGATTCCAGCCGGGGAATTTTTGATGGGTGCGGAGGATGGGCTGCAAGATGCTCGTCCCGTGCACCGGGTGCATCTTAGCTCCTACTGGTTCGACACATACGAAGTGACGAACGCGCGGTACCGACAGTGCGTGGAAGGAGGGGGCTGCACGATGCCCAAAGATCGCCAGGCGTTTGATGACCCGCAACGTGTGCAGCATCCCGTGACCAACATTACGTGGAACCAGGCTCGATCTTTCTGCCAGTGGCACGGGAAGCGATTGCCGACAGAGGCCGAATGGGAAAAGGCGGCGCGAGGGACGGATGGCCGCCGCTACCCCTGGGGTAATGACGGGGACATCGTGAAAAACCTGGTGAGGAATGGAGAACTCAAGGCCGGCACCAACGGAATCGAGTCGGTCGGACGCCAGACGGCAACGGTGTCGCCCTATGGGGTGTTCGACCTGATCGGGAGTGTGTCCCAGTGGGTGAAAGATTGGTACGCGGAAGATTTTTACCAGGCTTCTCCTGCCCGCGATCCGCAGGGACCGCTGCGTGGTTCCTTCCGCGTATTGCGGGGCGGGGAATGGAATGAGAAACCGCCGGATCTGCGGGCCAGCTACCGGGGATGGGACGACGTGACCTACTGGGGGCCGACGCTCGGCGTGCGCTGCGCGAATGATGTGCCCTGATCTTGTGCTCTCCTTCCTCTGTCCGCGTGCATTTCCTCCCGAGCAGTCCTGAAATAGTAGAAGGTCTCAGGTCGTTCTCATCGCCGCCCTTGTCGTGTTGGAGCTGGTGGTGCCGGTCACTTGTTTCGAAGTGTGAGTATGACGGCGAAGGACACGGTCGCGCAGAAGCTCAAATAGAAGGCGGGCGCCAAGACGTTGCCGCTCCATTCGATGAGGAGGGTGGCAATCAGCGGGGCCGTGCCGCCG
Proteins encoded:
- a CDS encoding DUF3365 domain-containing protein; this translates as MTSRLRWVIVPILVFAVAGWAGSERACAKDRQPESGAPFQTILELETTARLLAILLDSGRNVINENQVLFDEQGKTEKGFTPDVFERQVLDVFHGRSGTDLRDLEAARIPAGAKKLLKELILVSKQVVAEAQPEINRPGGGLKEFIPAIFGARVATRFTERTHVRLKQTALAPRNPLNAPDAVERTALEAFADSSYPREKVISEVTAKSGSLRLIFPLYTTRKCLDCHGDPKGELDRTGYPREGLSLGQNAGAISVMIPIRP
- a CDS encoding response regulator transcription factor, coding for MPTTLLIAEDQRLFRQSLRLLLEREPDLRVVGEATDGREAFDLAMTTKPDMILMDVDMPRLDGVTATRLIRGCLPDVKVLMLSVHDEDARIVAAVQAGACGYILKDADHAEFLRIIRATYRGERVHSPFMPDGFAKNVVSALQEAGRGTADGLTLLTEREREILACAASGRGNKDIADQLCVSLDTVKTHLHHIYRKLGVAGRVEAILIYLNSK
- a CDS encoding SUMF1/EgtB/PvdO family nonheme iron enzyme codes for the protein MRRIACFLWVMIVVAGPGVLWASERLDAPAAKPAGSGVIVHSDGYILTAHHVVANAKRIFVVTSGEFRAPAILISTDLEHDLALLKIETVGLTEAPIGYAGAVRLDEEIITVGFPFGLRDVSVTRGRIAAVRTKGVQRVFQVDAAINPGNSGGPIFNRRGQVVGVLTTKFTHPSGIVPEGMSFAVPITYATPLLANIPDFDFTMIGKGRKDVKGGGESKGLAQEVVRTTVRIETVRNTDIALMPPASAQVAGSSSKSGPSAGVSPRLQPSSVRDQAPRAPDEEAIVRVNEQLRAAQEDELKQLAQRGIAQPEGMVVIPAGEFLMGAEDGLQDARPVHRVHLSSYWFDTYEVTNARYRQCVEGGGCTMPKDRQAFDDPQRVQHPVTNITWNQARSFCQWHGKRLPTEAEWEKAARGTDGRRYPWGNDGDIVKNLVRNGELKAGTNGIESVGRQTATVSPYGVFDLIGSVSQWVKDWYAEDFYQASPARDPQGPLRGSFRVLRGGEWNEKPPDLRASYRGWDDVTYWGPTLGVRCANDVP